A portion of the Eulemur rufifrons isolate Redbay chromosome 30, OSU_ERuf_1, whole genome shotgun sequence genome contains these proteins:
- the LOC138378843 gene encoding uncharacterized protein CXorf51A-like, which translates to MAKVTRKSPKPITDMDQLTPTTKGKKKAKIPCQPRSRVGGKVPKATTKVKKLLQRCSSKKASEKSPVPIRKPKKARGPTLFGHYHRLNEKLDKNEPDHDQKSVANTISSDDLDIQ; encoded by the exons ATGGCTAAGGTGACCAGGAAATCACCAAAGCCTATTACAGATATGGATCAACTGACCCCAACTACCAAAGGGAAGAAGAAGGCGAAGATTCCCTGCCAACCTAGGTCCCGAGTTGGTGGCAAG GTGCCAAAGGCCACcacaaaggtgaaaaagctcCTTCAAAGATGTTCAAGTAAAAAAGCCTCTGAAAAATCTCCTGTTCCTATAAGAAAGCCTAAGAAAGCTAGAGGGCCAACACTATTTGGTCATTATCACCGGCTGAATGAGAAACTGGATAAAAATGAGCCAGATCATGATCAAAAGAGCGTGGCGAACACCATTTCAAGTGATGACCTGGACATCCAGTAA